One genomic window of Desulfosporosinus sp. Sb-LF includes the following:
- the pheT gene encoding phenylalanine--tRNA ligase subunit beta has translation MKVSLEWLRELVDVDQSAEDLAETLTRGGIEVEGVENLNKGFEKVVIGEIVSLTKHPDADRLWVCVVNVGQEEVTIVTGAQNLLVGDRIPVAMVGATLPNDLSIRKSKLRGVVSLGMLCSREELLLDASVGSDRSENGILILTPGAPIGENFGNYLGREDSVLDLELYPNRPDCLAMVNVAREVACLTRKKPHLTKWAEKDQVLSLPTDPDLRIIIEDDELCHRYAGLVVEDVHIAPSPEWMQRRLKAAGVRPINNIVDITNYCMLEMGQPLHAFDRDKIRGDIHVRAAHPEEKINTLDGVERKLQTDTLLIADDHQALAVAGVMGGLDSEVTQDTTRLMIESAHFSGVSIRRTSRRLGLRSEASNRFEKGIDVQGIVATLGRVCDLLLDLGAGRPVALVDEVKKIPPHRQVSLSAEHTSTVLGIELKTAEIREVLENLNFRYEEQAGLFQVEIPTYRSDIEIEEDLMEEVARLIGYDRIPTTLPQGDLTQGRRTPEQEFRRRLRKTLAQSGMDEVMTYTFTRADTDAQWGSAKHSIPLLNPLREELSVMRTTLLPGLLDVAARNISRRNTDVSIFEIGNTYWGEEQPLRNLPREELRVAGVAVGKGGRHWLNQSVEYDFYYLKGIMEEVALEFGLKLDYRRAKNELLLHPGRSADIYLQNQRIGFLGEMHPSLEKEWGLERVVVFELELAGLFARMRQTVRAHSIPRFPAIQRDLAIVVSVETSADAVMAKMRKLGGDLLQQVEIFDVYTGKPIPDDRKSLAFSLRYQSLERTLTDDEVNILNSRVSEGIQQEFDAEWRK, from the coding sequence AGAATCTGAATAAGGGATTCGAAAAAGTAGTGATTGGGGAAATAGTCAGTCTAACAAAGCATCCCGATGCAGATCGGCTATGGGTTTGCGTTGTAAACGTGGGGCAAGAAGAAGTGACGATTGTCACGGGTGCCCAAAACTTATTGGTGGGGGATCGGATTCCTGTGGCTATGGTAGGGGCGACGCTTCCCAATGACCTTTCTATCCGGAAGTCCAAACTTAGGGGGGTTGTCTCACTTGGCATGTTGTGTTCGCGTGAGGAGCTTCTACTTGATGCATCAGTAGGATCAGATCGCAGTGAAAATGGGATTCTTATTTTGACACCAGGTGCTCCTATCGGCGAGAACTTTGGCAACTATTTAGGTCGCGAAGACAGTGTTTTAGACCTAGAACTATACCCGAATCGGCCAGATTGCTTGGCCATGGTAAATGTCGCTCGCGAAGTTGCGTGTCTCACCAGGAAGAAGCCCCATCTGACAAAATGGGCGGAAAAGGATCAAGTGCTATCCCTACCAACGGACCCGGATCTTCGGATTATTATCGAGGATGACGAGTTATGTCATCGTTATGCTGGTTTAGTCGTTGAGGATGTTCATATTGCTCCTTCTCCAGAATGGATGCAGAGACGACTGAAAGCTGCAGGAGTGCGCCCCATTAATAATATTGTCGATATTACAAACTACTGTATGTTGGAAATGGGACAACCACTACATGCCTTTGACCGAGATAAAATACGGGGAGATATCCACGTTCGAGCTGCTCACCCCGAAGAGAAAATCAACACTTTAGATGGAGTGGAACGGAAACTTCAAACAGATACCTTACTCATCGCGGATGACCACCAGGCTTTAGCAGTAGCTGGCGTAATGGGTGGGTTAGACAGTGAAGTGACACAGGATACGACTCGGCTTATGATTGAATCCGCACATTTTTCCGGAGTGAGTATCCGTCGGACAAGTCGTCGCTTAGGGCTTAGGTCGGAGGCTTCTAATCGATTTGAAAAGGGTATAGATGTACAAGGAATCGTAGCCACACTAGGGCGAGTTTGTGATCTACTTCTAGACTTAGGGGCGGGACGCCCTGTTGCCCTGGTGGATGAAGTAAAGAAAATTCCTCCTCATCGGCAAGTAAGTCTCTCAGCAGAACATACGTCAACGGTTCTTGGGATTGAGCTCAAAACAGCCGAGATTCGTGAAGTGCTAGAGAATTTGAACTTTAGGTATGAGGAACAAGCAGGACTTTTCCAGGTTGAGATTCCAACTTACCGCTCAGATATTGAAATCGAAGAAGACCTAATGGAAGAAGTGGCTCGCTTAATTGGGTATGACCGAATTCCAACAACTCTACCTCAAGGGGATTTGACGCAAGGTAGGAGGACTCCTGAACAGGAGTTTCGCCGGAGGTTACGCAAGACCCTGGCCCAATCCGGAATGGATGAGGTGATGACCTATACATTCACACGCGCGGACACTGATGCCCAGTGGGGTAGCGCAAAGCATTCGATTCCGTTGCTTAATCCTTTACGAGAAGAACTTAGTGTGATGCGTACCACTCTACTGCCAGGGCTCCTCGATGTTGCAGCTCGGAATATTTCTCGGCGTAACACGGATGTAAGCATTTTCGAGATTGGGAATACTTATTGGGGAGAGGAACAGCCTTTACGGAATCTTCCTCGAGAAGAACTTCGTGTTGCGGGGGTCGCAGTGGGTAAGGGTGGAAGGCATTGGCTAAACCAATCGGTGGAGTATGATTTCTATTATCTTAAGGGAATTATGGAAGAAGTGGCTCTGGAATTTGGACTTAAATTGGACTATCGTAGGGCTAAAAACGAATTGCTATTACACCCGGGCCGTTCTGCTGATATTTATCTTCAGAATCAACGCATTGGATTTCTTGGTGAAATGCACCCATCCCTGGAGAAGGAGTGGGGCCTTGAACGGGTGGTCGTTTTCGAATTAGAGTTAGCGGGATTATTTGCTCGGATGCGACAAACTGTTCGTGCACACTCTATTCCTCGTTTCCCTGCGATCCAAAGGGATCTGGCTATCGTTGTGTCCGTTGAAACTTCGGCTGATGCTGTTATGGCTAAGATGCGAAAGCTCGGCGGGGATTTGTTGCAACAAGTAGAGATATTTGATGTTTATACGGGAAAACCTATACCAGATGATCGCAAAAGCCTGGCATTCTCGTTACGCTACCAGTCCTTAGAGCGGACGCTGACGGATGATGAAGTAAATATACTGAATTCAAGAGTTTCAGAGGGAATTCAGCAGGAGTTTGACGCAGAATGGCGAAAATAG
- the zapA gene encoding cell division protein ZapA, with amino-acid sequence MSHEPVKITVEIFGEKHVLRGEGTAPYILGLAHEVDNKMRQIAQRLPRLGIHQIAILTALNLADELAKLREEQETLMQLLGEKTE; translated from the coding sequence GTGTCGCATGAACCAGTTAAAATCACCGTTGAGATTTTTGGGGAAAAGCATGTGCTCCGCGGTGAAGGGACAGCACCGTATATTCTAGGGTTGGCGCATGAAGTGGATAATAAGATGCGTCAGATCGCTCAACGGCTACCTCGCTTGGGTATTCACCAAATTGCCATTTTGACCGCCCTTAATTTAGCAGATGAACTCGCAAAGTTGCGAGAAGAACAAGAGACATTGATGCAGCTGCTCGGAGAGAAGACAGAGTAA